The following proteins come from a genomic window of Pirellula staleyi DSM 6068:
- a CDS encoding response regulator: METMVRFMHDPLVLIIEDEAPIRKMLRASLTSEGYRIQEASSAAEGLKIATSPPPDLILLDLGLPDRDGQEVLEQLREWYTSPIIILSARDQESQKIKALDHGADDYVTKPFSMGELLARMRTALRHSHRTGTEATATTIGDLKVDFASRLVYRKQEEVHLTPLEYKLLITMIKHAGKVLTHRFLLREVWGPQDSQENHYLRVFVAGLRRKIEVDPARPQYILTEQGVGYRFRGE, encoded by the coding sequence ATGGAGACGATGGTTCGATTTATGCATGATCCGCTGGTCCTTATCATCGAAGACGAAGCACCGATCCGGAAAATGCTGCGCGCGTCGCTCACCAGTGAAGGTTACCGCATCCAAGAGGCTTCGAGCGCAGCGGAAGGACTCAAAATTGCTACGAGTCCACCTCCCGATCTCATTCTGCTCGATTTGGGTTTGCCAGATCGCGATGGACAAGAAGTGCTCGAGCAACTGCGCGAATGGTATACGTCGCCAATCATCATTTTGTCGGCCCGCGATCAAGAGTCGCAGAAGATCAAGGCGCTCGATCATGGTGCCGACGACTACGTCACGAAACCATTCAGCATGGGAGAACTACTCGCGCGGATGCGAACCGCGCTGCGACACTCGCATCGCACAGGGACGGAAGCGACAGCGACCACCATCGGCGATTTGAAAGTCGACTTTGCTTCGCGACTGGTTTATCGCAAGCAAGAGGAAGTCCATCTAACACCACTCGAGTACAAGCTGCTGATCACGATGATCAAGCATGCTGGAAAAGTCCTCACGCATCGATTTCTGCTGCGCGAAGTCTGGGGACCGCAAGATTCGCAAGAGAATCACTACTTGCGTGTGTTTGTCGCGGGACTCCGTCGCAAAATCGAAGTCGATCCTGCTCGTCCGCAGTATATCCTTACCGAGCAAGGGGTCGGCTATCGCTTCCGCGGAGAGTAG
- a CDS encoding sensor histidine kinase KdpD, which produces MTDSRPNPDALLALAEDEQKLDDTTTGKRGSLRIFFGYAAGVGKTYGMLEAAQAARREGRDVVVGYIEPHARKETQALAADFETLPTKQLSYRGVTLREFDVDAALARKAEITLVDELAHTNAEGSRHEKRWQDIEELCASGLHVWTTLNVQHLESLNDVIGQITGVQVRETIPDHVFDAADQLELIDITPEELLGRLEAGKIYLPEQAKRAIQSFFQRSNLSALRELSLRQAARRVHTDVESARRARSVRQPWATTDRLLVCVGPSPTTARVIRTAKRMASALDAPWIAVSVDLTGASSTSPASQQIAEHFRLAERLGAETVTLPGQRMTETILEYARTRNVTKILIGKTDQPRWKRLLMGTVVDEILEQSGEIDVYVIHGEKDQAARVATPPARPPIDYWLYGKAAVPVGLAGLAALAMKRWHFADAEANTVMIFLAAVAWAAFRFGRGPAIVASLLAVTIFDFFFVPPFHTFAVADTQYIVTFAVMLAIALLISTLTSRLRAQLEAMRDRQRRTAALYELGKQLSSLYGSSFLAKAAGEKIAEMVGGEVAIYLDRHAPSPELVFGARSSIALQHGSSAVAHWVIQHGQMAGAGTSTLPSAVGLFLPLIGSQRVHGAMAVAVASAARLQQPELRQLLESCASQLAISIERDALVVEAADARVKAEAEQVRSSLLSSVSHDLKTPLAAIAGASSTLLEASSLPPSTREQLLQTVAEEAVRLGRLLENILQMSKLDAGASPPHLEWHMLEEIVGSSIRRIEKSLTQHQLIIQIPEQLPLLRLDGLLMEQVFVNLLENAARYTTAGSTISVRAVVEGQEVRVTVADNGPGLPAGAEEKVFDKFYRAFPSADGGRGSGLGLAICRAIVKVHGGRIEAANLPAGGAEFVIHLPLAQDIPQVPLSPSDSSRAS; this is translated from the coding sequence ATGACCGATTCGCGCCCCAATCCCGATGCCCTGCTCGCCCTGGCCGAGGACGAGCAGAAGCTGGATGACACAACGACCGGTAAACGAGGTTCGCTTCGCATTTTCTTTGGCTACGCAGCAGGTGTCGGAAAAACGTACGGGATGCTCGAAGCGGCGCAAGCTGCACGCCGCGAGGGGCGCGATGTGGTTGTGGGGTATATCGAACCTCACGCGCGAAAAGAGACGCAGGCACTCGCGGCCGATTTCGAGACGTTGCCGACCAAGCAGCTGAGCTATCGGGGGGTGACACTCCGAGAGTTCGACGTCGACGCAGCGCTCGCTCGCAAGGCGGAGATTACGCTCGTCGATGAACTGGCCCACACCAATGCGGAAGGCTCTCGCCACGAGAAGCGTTGGCAAGATATCGAAGAACTTTGCGCGTCGGGGTTGCATGTTTGGACCACGCTGAACGTGCAGCATCTCGAGAGTCTGAACGATGTGATTGGGCAGATCACTGGCGTACAGGTGCGCGAAACGATACCCGATCACGTCTTCGACGCTGCGGATCAGCTGGAGCTTATCGACATTACCCCGGAAGAACTGCTCGGTCGACTCGAAGCCGGAAAAATCTATCTTCCCGAGCAAGCCAAACGTGCGATTCAAAGTTTCTTTCAGAGGTCGAATCTCTCGGCGCTCCGCGAGCTTTCGCTTCGGCAAGCCGCGCGGCGTGTTCACACCGATGTCGAATCGGCGCGTCGTGCGCGGAGTGTGCGACAGCCTTGGGCTACGACCGATCGACTGCTGGTTTGCGTCGGCCCCAGTCCCACCACCGCGCGCGTGATTCGGACCGCGAAACGGATGGCCAGTGCGCTCGATGCTCCTTGGATCGCGGTCTCGGTCGATCTAACCGGTGCCTCCTCGACAAGTCCGGCTTCGCAGCAAATTGCAGAGCATTTTCGTCTTGCGGAACGACTCGGCGCCGAGACCGTCACGCTACCTGGCCAGCGCATGACCGAGACCATTCTGGAATATGCCCGAACGCGGAATGTCACCAAGATTTTGATCGGAAAAACCGATCAGCCGCGCTGGAAGCGGCTGCTCATGGGGACCGTAGTCGACGAGATTCTCGAGCAAAGTGGCGAGATCGATGTCTACGTGATACATGGCGAGAAGGATCAAGCGGCACGTGTCGCGACTCCTCCTGCACGTCCCCCCATCGACTACTGGCTGTACGGTAAAGCGGCTGTTCCCGTGGGACTCGCGGGGCTCGCAGCGCTGGCCATGAAGCGTTGGCACTTTGCCGATGCTGAGGCCAACACCGTGATGATTTTTCTGGCTGCGGTCGCTTGGGCCGCCTTTCGTTTTGGACGTGGTCCGGCGATCGTGGCAAGTCTCCTGGCGGTGACCATTTTCGACTTCTTTTTCGTACCACCGTTTCACACCTTTGCGGTAGCCGATACGCAGTACATCGTGACTTTTGCGGTGATGCTCGCCATCGCGCTACTCATCAGTACTCTCACCTCGCGACTCCGCGCACAACTCGAAGCCATGCGCGATCGTCAGCGCCGGACCGCTGCACTTTACGAACTTGGTAAACAACTTAGCTCGTTGTATGGAAGTTCGTTTCTCGCCAAAGCTGCGGGTGAAAAAATCGCTGAGATGGTGGGAGGGGAAGTCGCGATTTATCTCGATCGCCACGCACCATCGCCCGAGCTTGTATTTGGAGCGAGGTCGTCGATTGCTCTGCAACATGGCAGTAGTGCCGTGGCGCACTGGGTGATTCAGCATGGTCAGATGGCAGGTGCTGGAACGAGCACTTTGCCGAGCGCTGTCGGTTTGTTTTTGCCCTTGATTGGTTCGCAGCGGGTACATGGGGCGATGGCGGTTGCGGTTGCGAGTGCGGCCCGGCTTCAGCAACCGGAATTGCGGCAATTGCTCGAGTCGTGCGCTAGTCAGTTAGCGATCTCGATCGAGCGCGACGCTTTGGTAGTGGAGGCTGCCGACGCGCGCGTGAAAGCCGAGGCAGAACAGGTGCGCAGCAGTCTCTTGAGCAGTGTTTCGCATGACTTAAAAACGCCGCTGGCGGCAATTGCAGGGGCCAGCAGCACGCTGCTCGAAGCCTCGTCGCTACCACCATCGACGCGCGAGCAGTTGCTGCAGACCGTCGCCGAGGAAGCTGTTCGGCTCGGCCGGCTGCTCGAGAATATTTTGCAGATGTCGAAACTCGACGCCGGGGCTTCTCCCCCGCATCTCGAGTGGCATATGCTCGAAGAGATTGTCGGTTCGTCGATTCGTCGGATCGAAAAATCGCTCACGCAGCATCAGCTGATCATTCAGATACCCGAGCAGCTTCCCCTTTTGCGTCTCGATGGCTTGCTGATGGAGCAAGTGTTTGTCAATCTCTTGGAGAATGCAGCGCGGTACACAACTGCGGGAAGTACGATTTCGGTTCGTGCGGTGGTCGAGGGACAAGAGGTGCGTGTGACGGTGGCCGACAACGGACCAGGACTCCCTGCCGGAGCCGAAGAGAAAGTATTCGACAAGTTCTACCGCGCGTTTCCTTCGGCCGATGGTGGACGTGGCAGTGGACTGGGGCTCGCCATTTGCCGCGCGATCGTGAAGGTGCACGGTGGTCGTATTGAAGCGGCAAATCTCCCGGCGGGAGGTGCAGAGTTTGTGATTCATTTGCCACTCGCTCAAGATATTCCGCAAGTTCCTTTGTCGCCGAGTGATTCAAGTCGTGCCAGCTGA
- the kdpC gene encoding potassium-transporting ATPase subunit KdpC, with product MFQQLLIAARLLLMVSLVTGVAYPLAVTAIAQVLFPRQANGSLLYVDDQAVGSELIGQNFSRDDYFWGRPSATSGTPYNGGASSGSNYGPLHPSLAESVEARMKKLALSEEVSRQVPVDLVTSSGSGLDPHISPAAARFQIARVAKARKMDPQQLEQLIDNNLEDRSLGILGEPRVNVLKLNLLLDQQ from the coding sequence ATGTTTCAGCAACTTTTGATAGCCGCCCGTTTACTCCTGATGGTCTCACTTGTCACGGGAGTGGCTTATCCGCTCGCCGTGACAGCGATTGCTCAGGTTCTATTTCCCCGACAAGCTAACGGCAGTCTGCTGTACGTGGATGATCAAGCGGTGGGATCGGAACTTATTGGGCAGAACTTCTCTCGCGACGACTACTTTTGGGGGCGTCCCTCGGCAACTTCCGGTACTCCTTACAACGGGGGCGCGTCGAGCGGTTCGAATTATGGCCCACTTCACCCGTCGCTCGCCGAGAGTGTGGAGGCGAGAATGAAGAAGCTTGCTCTGAGCGAGGAAGTGAGCCGTCAAGTTCCAGTCGATCTGGTGACCTCGTCAGGCAGTGGGCTCGATCCTCATATCAGTCCTGCAGCAGCCCGGTTTCAAATCGCGCGAGTTGCGAAGGCGCGAAAAATGGATCCCCAGCAGCTCGAGCAGCTGATCGACAATAATCTCGAGGATCGCTCGCTCGGAATCCTTGGCGAGCCGCGCGTGAATGTTCTCAAATTAAATCTGCTACTCGATCAACAGTAA
- the kdpB gene encoding potassium-transporting ATPase subunit KdpB — protein MNNAFTNLFGNRAIVVNAIAASFKKLDPRIQVRNPVMFAVFLGSILTTLLWLNMLRGKSDESPWFVLGVTVWLWFTVLFANFAEAIAEGHGKAQADSLKKSRTTVIAHKLADPKQHAVATEVSASDLLVNEYVIVRAGETIPADGEVVEGVASVDESAITGESAPVVRESGGDRSSVTGGTRVISDWLVVQVKTLPGQSFLDRMIAMVEGAKRQKTPNEIALAILLSALTLIFLIVVATLLPFSKFSVEVSGQGEVITITVLVALFVCLAPTTIGALLSAIGIAGMNRLSKANVVAMSGRAVEAAGDVDVLLLDKTGTITLGNRQATRFVAAAASTEQQLAEAAHLASLADETAEGRSIAVLAKKQFGLRGRDLTQSHHEFLPFSARTRMSGVSIDGHEIRKGAAEAIENHVRSLGGFLPDEVRQAVQTIARAGGTPLVVSRDERVLGTIELKDIVKGGIKERFAELRQMGIKTVMITGDNALTAAAIAAEAGVDDFLAEATPEAKLKLIREYQKGGRLVAMTGDGTNDAPALAQADVAVAMNSGTQAAKEAGNMVDLDSNPTKLIEIVNIGKQLLMTRGALTTFSIANDVAKYFAILPAAFATTYPVLKTLDVMRLTSPSSAIMSAVIFNAVIIIALIPLALRGAKYRPVGAVQLLRNNLLIYGVGGLIVPFVGIKGIDLLLATLGLA, from the coding sequence ATGAATAACGCATTCACAAACTTGTTTGGTAATCGCGCGATTGTCGTTAATGCCATCGCTGCTTCGTTTAAGAAACTCGACCCACGCATTCAGGTCCGAAATCCGGTGATGTTTGCCGTGTTTCTCGGCAGTATTCTTACCACGCTGCTGTGGCTAAACATGCTGAGAGGTAAGTCAGACGAGTCCCCCTGGTTCGTTCTGGGAGTTACTGTCTGGCTGTGGTTTACCGTTCTGTTTGCCAACTTCGCCGAGGCAATTGCTGAAGGACATGGCAAGGCGCAGGCCGATTCGCTCAAAAAGAGCCGCACCACAGTGATTGCTCATAAACTGGCCGATCCCAAGCAGCATGCCGTGGCGACCGAAGTTTCGGCGAGTGATCTCCTCGTGAATGAGTACGTCATTGTCCGCGCTGGTGAGACCATCCCCGCTGATGGCGAAGTGGTGGAAGGGGTCGCCTCGGTCGACGAAAGTGCGATTACAGGTGAGAGCGCGCCGGTCGTACGCGAAAGTGGTGGCGATCGCAGTTCCGTCACTGGCGGGACTCGTGTGATCTCCGACTGGCTAGTGGTGCAGGTCAAAACACTTCCTGGCCAGAGTTTTCTCGATCGCATGATTGCCATGGTCGAAGGAGCGAAGCGTCAAAAGACTCCCAACGAAATTGCACTTGCTATTCTCCTGTCGGCCCTCACCCTCATTTTTCTGATCGTCGTAGCTACGCTCTTACCCTTTTCGAAGTTTAGCGTCGAGGTCTCAGGACAAGGGGAAGTGATCACGATCACGGTGCTCGTCGCGCTGTTTGTCTGCCTTGCACCGACTACCATCGGCGCTTTGCTTTCGGCCATCGGCATCGCCGGCATGAATCGACTTAGTAAAGCCAATGTGGTGGCGATGTCGGGGCGAGCTGTCGAGGCCGCTGGCGACGTCGATGTCTTGCTGCTTGATAAAACCGGCACGATTACCCTGGGAAATCGCCAGGCAACACGTTTTGTGGCAGCCGCCGCTTCCACCGAACAGCAGTTGGCCGAAGCGGCCCATCTCGCCTCGCTGGCGGATGAAACTGCCGAAGGTCGCAGTATCGCGGTGCTCGCTAAAAAACAGTTTGGATTACGAGGTCGCGACCTGACGCAAAGTCATCACGAGTTCTTGCCATTCTCGGCTCGCACGCGCATGAGTGGTGTCTCGATCGATGGTCACGAGATTCGCAAGGGTGCCGCCGAGGCGATCGAAAATCATGTTCGCTCGCTGGGAGGTTTTCTTCCCGACGAAGTGCGCCAAGCGGTGCAGACTATCGCTCGTGCTGGCGGCACACCGTTGGTTGTCAGCCGCGACGAACGTGTCCTAGGTACGATCGAGCTGAAGGATATTGTGAAAGGTGGCATCAAGGAACGGTTTGCCGAACTGCGTCAGATGGGAATCAAGACGGTGATGATCACCGGTGATAACGCCCTCACGGCAGCCGCGATTGCCGCCGAAGCTGGTGTCGATGATTTTCTCGCGGAAGCCACGCCGGAAGCGAAGCTCAAGTTGATTCGCGAGTATCAAAAAGGTGGCCGTCTCGTGGCGATGACCGGAGATGGTACCAACGATGCGCCAGCACTGGCGCAGGCCGATGTGGCTGTGGCGATGAACAGCGGCACGCAGGCCGCCAAAGAAGCGGGGAACATGGTCGATCTCGATTCGAATCCAACCAAGCTGATCGAAATCGTGAATATCGGTAAGCAGCTGCTGATGACGCGTGGTGCGCTCACAACCTTCAGCATCGCGAATGATGTTGCCAAGTATTTTGCGATTCTGCCGGCGGCTTTTGCAACGACTTATCCGGTTCTGAAAACCCTCGATGTGATGCGACTCACCTCGCCGTCGAGCGCCATCATGTCGGCGGTGATCTTCAACGCGGTGATCATCATCGCGCTAATTCCACTTGCCTTGCGTGGCGCAAAGTACCGCCCGGTTGGTGCCGTGCAATTGCTCCGCAACAACCTGCTGATTTACGGCGTGGGGGGCCTGATCGTTCCGTTTGTTGGCATCAAAGGAATCGATCTTTTGCTCGCCACACTGGGCCTTGCCTGA
- the kdpA gene encoding potassium-transporting ATPase subunit KdpA codes for MTSYSVLQIVLFLGVLLVCVAPLGRYMAKVYRGDQQLADRILGPLERLIYYASGIDPRASMTWQQYATSVVMLSLVSFVSVYAIQRLQSYLPLNPAGLADVSPDSSFNTAVSFTTNTNWQGYGGETTMSYLTQMLALGVQNFVSAATGMAVLVALIRGFMGHHDKTIGNFWVDTTRSLVYILLPLSLVLALLLVSQGVVQTLGSYASVPLLEQTISHTGQAAADQASGDQPTAAQPIAQTIALGPVASQVAIKQLGTNGGGYFNVNSAHPFENPTPISNFLEMLSILLIPAALCYTFGEMVNDRRQGWTILAAMSVVLIPLLFAVYATEQRGSPVLANLGVDQVASDSQPGGNMEGKEVRFGIVSSTTWGVATTAASNGSVNSMHDSYLPVGGLFTMWLMQLGEVIFGGVGSGLYGMLVFAVVAVFLSGLMVGRTPEYLGKKIGAFEMKMASLAILLPCAMVLLGTAIAVSTTAGRASVFNPGAHGFSEVLYALSSAGNNNGSAMAGLGANTPFYNGLLGLAMLVGRFWVMLPVIAMAGSLANKKSLPGGEGTLPTHTPMFVVLLVAVVLVVGALSFFPALALGPIVEQLQLPSLR; via the coding sequence ATGACATCCTACTCCGTTCTACAGATTGTTTTGTTCCTCGGTGTGCTGCTCGTATGTGTCGCGCCACTGGGGAGATACATGGCCAAGGTCTATCGTGGAGATCAGCAACTAGCCGATCGAATCTTGGGGCCTCTCGAACGTTTGATCTACTACGCCAGTGGCATCGATCCTCGAGCTTCGATGACCTGGCAGCAGTATGCCACCAGTGTGGTGATGCTGAGTCTCGTGAGCTTCGTTTCGGTCTACGCAATTCAGCGTTTGCAAAGCTACCTCCCTCTCAACCCAGCGGGGCTCGCTGACGTATCACCCGACTCGTCGTTCAACACAGCGGTGAGTTTTACGACCAACACCAACTGGCAAGGATACGGCGGCGAAACCACGATGAGTTACCTGACGCAGATGCTGGCGCTCGGGGTGCAGAACTTTGTTTCGGCCGCCACCGGCATGGCAGTTCTGGTGGCGCTGATTCGTGGCTTCATGGGACATCACGACAAAACGATTGGCAACTTTTGGGTCGACACAACCCGAAGTCTCGTTTACATCCTGCTCCCACTATCGCTAGTCCTGGCGCTGCTGCTCGTTTCGCAAGGTGTCGTGCAAACGCTCGGCTCCTACGCCTCGGTCCCGCTACTCGAGCAAACAATCTCTCATACTGGTCAAGCGGCTGCTGATCAAGCGTCTGGCGATCAACCGACTGCCGCACAGCCAATAGCACAAACCATTGCCTTGGGCCCCGTGGCTTCGCAAGTTGCCATTAAACAGCTCGGTACGAATGGGGGTGGCTATTTCAACGTCAACTCGGCTCATCCGTTCGAAAATCCAACGCCGATTTCGAATTTCCTCGAGATGCTTTCGATCCTGCTGATCCCAGCCGCTCTTTGCTACACGTTCGGTGAGATGGTGAACGACCGGCGACAAGGGTGGACGATTCTTGCGGCGATGTCGGTGGTGCTCATTCCCTTGCTGTTTGCGGTTTATGCTACCGAGCAGCGCGGTAGCCCCGTACTTGCCAATCTTGGAGTCGATCAAGTTGCCAGCGATTCACAGCCGGGTGGCAATATGGAAGGAAAGGAAGTGCGGTTTGGCATTGTGTCGTCGACCACTTGGGGTGTTGCTACTACAGCAGCCTCGAATGGATCGGTGAACTCGATGCACGATTCCTACTTACCAGTGGGTGGTCTTTTCACGATGTGGCTCATGCAACTTGGTGAAGTGATCTTTGGTGGCGTTGGTTCGGGGCTTTACGGCATGCTGGTGTTCGCCGTTGTCGCCGTGTTTCTTTCGGGGCTGATGGTCGGTCGCACTCCCGAGTACCTCGGAAAAAAGATCGGTGCCTTCGAGATGAAGATGGCATCGCTGGCCATCCTGTTACCGTGCGCGATGGTGCTGCTGGGTACCGCCATTGCTGTTTCTACGACAGCGGGACGAGCCTCGGTTTTTAATCCAGGAGCTCATGGTTTTAGTGAAGTCCTCTACGCCCTCAGTTCCGCTGGCAACAACAACGGCAGCGCCATGGCGGGACTCGGCGCGAATACACCCTTTTACAACGGTTTACTAGGCCTCGCGATGCTAGTCGGTCGCTTCTGGGTGATGCTCCCCGTGATTGCGATGGCCGGTTCACTAGCCAATAAGAAATCTCTCCCTGGAGGTGAAGGAACACTGCCGACCCACACGCCGATGTTCGTCGTGCTGCTGGTCGCTGTGGTGCTGGTGGTTGGAGCTTTGAGCTTCTTCCCGGCCCTCGCTCTTGGACCTATTGTCGAACAACTGCAACTTCCTTCGCTTCGATAA
- a CDS encoding arylsulfatase translates to MQRFVASTLALLLAIALVTKAAVAQEATAARPNIILILVDDMGFSDLGCYGSEIPTPHIDSLAAGGIRFSQFYNTGRCCPTRTSLLTGLYSHQAGIGHMTDNQGVPSYQGYLNDRCITLGNLLQSAGYFTAHTGKWHVGSGNLARLPLQRGFDRFYGVPEGGGFYMQPRRGRNVYEGNDVIYSADKLPPADWYSTDAWTDYGLRYIDEAIAAKKPYFLYLAHNAPHFPLQASPADIARFRGKYRAGWDALRQSRHAKQKEMIPALSKTELTARDATIDAWDALDEKQKEELDLRYALYVAVMARLDDSVGRLIAGLKERKTFDNTLILYCSDNGASDEGGLYGKFGTGEPGTADSDVFIGRAWAGLSNTPFRYYKKNSHEGGISTPLIAHWPAGIQARGEWRRQVGHVIDFMPTLAEVAGATYPTQHNERMIQPMEGQSFAHTFAKEEAHPRTLFWEHEGHAAIRAPEWKLVRAGAQGKWELYRAADSRTEINDVASEHPEVVKQLTTEWQAWAKRVGAKPFAGTPMELPGKKKGKGKAKAKSVAE, encoded by the coding sequence ATGCAACGTTTCGTTGCCTCGACGCTCGCGTTACTGCTTGCCATCGCTCTTGTCACCAAGGCGGCGGTGGCTCAAGAGGCCACTGCAGCGCGACCCAATATCATTTTGATTCTCGTCGACGACATGGGGTTTTCGGATCTCGGCTGTTATGGGAGTGAGATCCCGACACCTCATATCGATTCGCTCGCAGCGGGAGGCATTCGCTTTTCGCAGTTCTACAACACCGGTCGATGCTGTCCGACACGAACCTCGCTCCTCACTGGGCTCTACTCGCATCAAGCAGGCATCGGTCACATGACCGACAATCAAGGTGTGCCGAGCTACCAGGGGTATCTGAACGATCGCTGCATTACCCTCGGAAACTTGCTGCAGTCGGCGGGCTACTTCACGGCTCACACTGGGAAGTGGCACGTGGGGTCGGGAAATCTGGCGCGGCTGCCACTGCAGCGCGGCTTCGATCGGTTCTATGGTGTTCCTGAAGGGGGCGGCTTTTATATGCAGCCTCGGCGCGGTCGCAATGTGTATGAAGGGAACGATGTGATTTACTCGGCCGACAAACTTCCTCCCGCCGATTGGTACAGCACCGATGCGTGGACCGACTACGGACTGCGCTACATCGACGAAGCGATCGCCGCAAAAAAGCCTTACTTTTTGTACCTCGCACACAATGCGCCGCACTTTCCGCTGCAAGCAAGTCCCGCCGATATTGCGCGATTTCGCGGGAAGTATCGCGCAGGTTGGGATGCGCTGCGACAGTCGCGACATGCGAAGCAAAAAGAGATGATCCCCGCATTGTCGAAGACCGAACTCACAGCCCGTGATGCGACGATTGATGCGTGGGATGCGCTCGACGAGAAACAGAAAGAAGAGCTCGACCTTCGCTATGCGCTCTACGTCGCAGTGATGGCGCGTCTCGATGATTCGGTCGGCCGACTGATCGCGGGACTCAAAGAGCGCAAGACCTTCGACAACACGTTGATTCTCTACTGCAGCGACAATGGTGCTTCCGATGAAGGGGGGCTCTATGGAAAGTTTGGAACCGGTGAGCCGGGGACTGCCGATTCCGATGTGTTCATTGGTCGCGCTTGGGCGGGGCTCAGCAACACACCGTTTCGGTACTACAAAAAGAACAGTCACGAGGGTGGCATCAGCACGCCGCTGATCGCGCACTGGCCCGCAGGAATTCAAGCGCGCGGCGAGTGGCGCAGGCAAGTGGGGCATGTCATCGACTTCATGCCGACTCTCGCCGAAGTTGCTGGAGCAACCTACCCCACCCAGCACAACGAACGGATGATTCAGCCGATGGAGGGCCAAAGTTTCGCGCACACTTTTGCTAAAGAGGAGGCTCACCCTCGCACATTGTTCTGGGAGCATGAAGGACACGCTGCCATTCGCGCTCCGGAGTGGAAACTCGTCCGCGCAGGTGCACAAGGGAAGTGGGAACTGTATCGCGCAGCCGACTCGCGTACTGAAATCAACGATGTTGCCAGCGAACATCCCGAGGTTGTGAAGCAACTCACCACCGAGTGGCAAGCTTGGGCCAAACGTGTCGGCGCTAAGCCATTTGCGGGAACTCCGATGGAGTTGCCCGGTAAGAAAAAGGGTAAAGGAAAAGCGAAAGCCAAATCGGTCGCCGAATAA